The genomic interval TCGAGGTCCAGAAGATGGAGACCGCCGCCTGCACGAAACCGATGATGTACGCGGCGATGATGGTGCCCTTCGTGCTGCCGAGACCCGCGAAGATCGCGACGATGAGGGCCTGCAGCATGGGCAGATCGCCCATGTTCGGCGACACGAAGTACACCGGGGCGAGCAGCACGCCCGCGAGCCCCGCGAGACCGGCGGCGAGGCCCATGGTGAGCACGTACGCGCGTCGCGCGGGGATCCCCATGAGCCGCGCGGCGTCGAGGTTCTGCGCCACGGCGACGATGGCGAGGCCGTAGCGCGACTTCGCGAGGAACAGTCCCAGCGCCGAGAGCGCGGCGATCGCGATCGCCGCGGTGAGCACCTGGTGCCAGGTGATCGAGACCCCCGGGGTCAGCTCCAGGCGCCCCGGCACGAGCGTGGGGAAGTCCTTCTGGCGCGGCCCGTAGAACAGCTGCACGAGATTCTGCACGATCGAGGCGATGGCGAAGGTCGAGATGAACGCCGTCATCTCGAAGTCCACGCCCGCGCGGCCGATGAGCCGGCTGATGCCCACGCCGTAGCTCAGCATCCCGAGCAGCGCAGAGACGATCACTCCGATGACGAGCCCGAGCCAGGGGGAGAGGCCGAAGTTGGCGACGAAGG from Leucobacter allii carries:
- a CDS encoding branched-chain amino acid ABC transporter permease; the encoded protein is MNLVLQTLVSTLVQGSMLALITIGMNLVYGTLRVLNMAQGVMVMVGGVAAWTFVANFGLSPWLGLVIGVIVSALLGMLSYGVGISRLIGRAGVDFEMTAFISTFAIASIVQNLVQLFYGPRQKDFPTLVPGRLELTPGVSITWHQVLTAAIAIAALSALGLFLAKSRYGLAIVAVAQNLDAARLMGIPARRAYVLTMGLAAGLAGLAGVLLAPVYFVSPNMGDLPMLQALIVAIFAGLGSTKGTIIAAYIIGFVQAAVSIFWTSTYAMPVLYALIVVVLIARPFGIAGKPQEARL